A window from Betta splendens chromosome 1, fBetSpl5.4, whole genome shotgun sequence encodes these proteins:
- the LOC114861290 gene encoding aspartate aminotransferase, cytoplasmic-like, with protein MSVFSDVPQAPPVVVFKLTADFKDDGHPQKVNLGVGAYRTDDCQPWVLPVVKKVERLIVEDCGLNHEYLPILGLPEFRSAASKVALGEDSPAIKENRVGAVQALGGTGALRIGADFLRRWYNGTNNRATPVYVSAPTWENHNGVFTDAGFTDIRPYHYWDAAKRGLDLSGLLDDLEKAPEHSIFVLHACAHNPTGTDPTQEQWKKIAEIMKRRKLFVFFDSAYQGFASGSLDKDAWAIRYFASEGFELFIAQSFSKNFGLYNERVGNLTIVAKDSDNLSRTLSQMEKIVRTTWSNPPSQGARIVSKTLNSPELFAEWKGNVKTMADRVLLMRDQLKTKLLALGTPGTWDHITEQIGMFSFTGLNPKQVEYMIKEKHVYLMASGRINMCGLTTKNIDYVAQSIHEAVTTVQ; from the exons ATGTCCGTATTCAGCGACGTCCCGCAGGCGCCTCCCGTCGTGGTCTTCAAGCTCACCGCGGACTTCAAGGACGACGGCCACCCGCAGAAGGTGAACCTGGGAGTTGGAG CTTACCGTACAGATGACTGCCAGCCGTGGGTGCTGCCTGTGGTGAAGAAGGTGGAGCGGCTGATTGTGGAGGACTGCGGCCTGAACCACGAGTACCTGCCCATCCTCGGTCTGCCAGAGTTCCGCTCCGCTGCCTCCAAGGTCGCTCTGGGAGAAGACAGCCCCGCCATCAAGGAGAACAGG GTTGGGGCGGTCCAGGCTCTGGGTGGAACTGGTGCGTTGAGGATTGGGGCAGACTTCCTGCGGCGCTGGTACAATGGCACCAACAACCGAGCTACACCTGTCTACGTCTCTGCACCCACCTGGG AAAACCACAACGGTGTGTTCACGGACGCTGGCTTCACAGACATCCGGCCCTACCACTACTGGGATGCTGCTAAGAGGGGCCTGGACCTCAGCGGGCTGCTGGATGACCTGGAG AAAGCACCAGAACACTCCATCTTCGTCCTGCACGCCTGCGCACACAACCCCACCGGCACTGACCCAACCCAGGAGCAGTGGAAGAAGATCGCAGAGATCATGAAG aGGAGGAAGCTGTTCGTGTTCTTTGACTCGGCCTATCAGGGCTTCGCCTCCGGCAGTCTGGATAAGGACGCCTGGGCCATCCGCTATTTTGCCTCTGAAGGATTTGAGCTCTTCATTGCTCAGTCCTTCTCCAAAAACTTTGGCCTGTACA atGAGCGAGTGGGGAACCTGACGATTGTTGCTAAGGACAGCGACAACCTGTCCCGCACTCTGTCTCAGATGGAGAAGATAGTCAGGACCACCTGGTCCAACCCACCATCTCAGGGAGCCCGTATCGTCAGCAAGACCCTCAACAGCCCTGAGCTGTTCGCTGAGTG GAAGGGCAATGTGAAGACTATGGCCGACCGCGTTCTGCTGATGAGGGATCAGCTGAAGACGAAGCTGCTGGCTCTGGGCACCCCGGGCACCTGGGACCACATCACTGAGCAGATCGGCATGTTCAGCTTCACTGGCCTGAACC CCAAACAGGTCGAGTACATGATCAAGGAGAAGCATGTGTACCTGATGGCCAGCGGTCGCATCAACATGTGCGGTCTGACCACCAAGAACATCGACTACGTCGCTCAGTCCATCCACGAAGCCGTCACCACTGTCCAGTAA